From the genome of Cellvibrio japonicus Ueda107, one region includes:
- a CDS encoding DNA-binding domain-containing protein yields the protein MKSFQQTQYIFTAHLRDPQQFPPPVDIEDRRLAIYRDLIFNNIEHFIAGAFPVLRSLMDDVSWLALVRGFVARHRAQTPYFLEISQEFLAYLLHERGRQETDPPFLIELAHYEWVELALDVAHVELPDAGDFPPANLLRAKPRVSPLVMNLLYQFPVHKISPDFQPTQEQQTYLLVYRNRLDQVKFMESNALTQRLLCLLQSTPDACLRDVLQQIAAELNHANPEELFTAGEELIRKLFDLHLVSHIE from the coding sequence ATGAAATCATTTCAGCAAACACAATATATTTTTACGGCACATTTACGCGATCCGCAACAATTTCCACCTCCGGTTGACATCGAGGACCGGCGTTTGGCGATTTATCGCGATTTGATTTTTAATAATATCGAGCATTTTATTGCAGGTGCTTTTCCAGTATTGCGCAGCCTGATGGATGATGTCAGCTGGCTGGCGCTGGTGCGAGGCTTTGTTGCCCGGCACCGGGCACAAACCCCCTATTTTTTGGAAATAAGCCAGGAGTTCCTGGCTTATTTACTCCATGAGCGAGGACGGCAGGAGACAGATCCTCCGTTCTTAATTGAGTTGGCCCATTATGAATGGGTAGAGTTGGCGCTGGATGTTGCTCATGTCGAGCTGCCTGACGCAGGGGATTTTCCTCCTGCAAACTTGCTCAGGGCCAAACCTCGGGTATCACCACTGGTGATGAATCTGCTGTATCAGTTTCCAGTGCATAAAATATCGCCTGATTTTCAACCTACGCAAGAACAGCAGACCTATTTATTGGTATATCGCAATCGCCTGGATCAGGTTAAATTCATGGAGTCCAATGCCTTAACCCAGCGTCTGTTATGCCTCTTGCAATCAACACCCGATGCATGTTTGCGCGATGTTCTACAACAGATTGCTGCGGAGCTTAATCACGCTAATCCAGAGGAATTATTTACCGCTGGTGAAGAATTGATCAGGAAATTATTTGACCTTCATTTGGTGAGCCACATCGAATAA